Proteins from one Oenanthe melanoleuca isolate GR-GAL-2019-014 chromosome 1, OMel1.0, whole genome shotgun sequence genomic window:
- the CCDC80 gene encoding coiled-coil domain-containing protein 80, which yields MNWRPALSLALLWAAWLVCGSEKTERLVERGSHGVRKVPLAYRASSSLLRRSGASLRNSSPNPQHPVTKRDSSAPPKPPANLLQGEARSQARGTGTRMRLVQRLTAAAKYPKSGMIKDEGISSATQSRVVRFPSGSSSPNVLASFAGKNRVWVISAPHASEGYYRLMMSLLKNDVYCELAERHIQQIVLFHEEGEEGGKVRRITNEGKILEQPLDPALIPKLMSFLKLEKGKFGMVLLKKTLQVEERYPYPVRLEAMYEVIDQNPIRKIEKMRQKGFIQTCKAAGVEGQVVEEGNNGGSMQPTPGSEHVQVSARKEDPRKSNNQPTRTKTVRKPMTTTVATPLPTVRTTTLPPTTTTTRATTHAVTTASRSTTTTTPLPSTQRTWTMKLHPTTEYHRLPVAPDATTPRVTASEDFYSPVWKTNRRDRQQSHQEKQVAATRKPNKAARYDTSTELPTAPSAHYTKANVGRFKDNRTDRKDFNHRDLNVTPGQHKPTKTKLPKKKTQEKILSNEYEDKYDPSKPATSHLEEQFVAGNIPPKKGKESKKHDRMDKPEKKKKKDRPDKQQKSEKQSKKVKAEKKSKQDKDRSKKKKGSRTENEDFPKPNKKTFLQPPRKSVTNLLEYFEGKRRLILITTPKADNTMYVQQRDEYLESFCKMATRKISVITIFGTMNNSSMKIDHFQLDNEKPMKVIEDEDLVDQQLISELRKEYGMTYNDFFMVLTDTDMKVKQYYEVPIAMKSVFDLIDTFQSRIKDMERQKKEGIVCKEDKKQSLESFLSRFRWRRRLVVISAPSDEDWAYSQQLAALSGQACNFGLRHITILKLLGVGEDIGGVLELYPINGSSTVDREDIPANLVKDIRNYFQISPEYFSMLLVGKDGNVKSWYPSPMWSMAIVYDLIDSMQLRRQEMTIQQSLGMQCPDDEYGGYGYHSYHQGYQEGYQDDYRHHGSYHHGYPY from the exons ATGAACTGGAGGCCAGCTCTCAGCTtagccctgctctgggcagcgTGGTTAGTGTGTGGCTCTGAGAAGACAGAGAGGCTAGTGGAAAGAGGGAGCCATGGAGTTAGGAAAGTGCCCCTGGCTTACAGGGCTTCAAGCAGCCTCCTGAGAaggtctggagcatctctgagGAATTCAAGCCCAAATCCTCAACACCCTGTCACCAAGAGGGATTCTTCAGCACCTCCAAAGCCACCTGCCAATCTCCTACAAGGGGAAGCACGTTCCCAGGCCAGGGGCACGGGGACCAGAATGAGGTTGGTACAGAgactcacagctgcagccaaaTACCCCAAATCCGGGATGATAAAGGATGAAGGGATATCCTCTGCCACCCAGTCACGAGTGGTACGTTTTCCTTCAGGGTCAAGTTCTCCCAATGTCCTGGCCAGCTTTGCAGGGAAAAATCGGGTATGGGTCATTTCTGCCCCCCATGCCTCTGAGGGCTACTACCGGCTCATGATGAGCCTGCTGAAAAATGACGTTTACTGTGAATTGGCTGAGAGGCACATCCAGCAGATTGTGTTGTTCCAtgaagaaggggaagaaggggGGAAAGTTAGAAGGATAACCaatgaaggaaaaatcctggaacAGCCACTAGATCCTGCCCTCATCCCTAAGCTCATGAGCTTTCTGAAACTAGAGAAAGGGAAATTTGGCATGGTACTGTTGAAGAAAACCCTGCAAGTGGAGGAAAGGTATCCTTATCCAGTCAGGCTAGAGGCCATGTATGAAGTCATTGATCAGAACCCCATCAGAAAAATTGAGAAGATGAGACAGAAGGGCTTTATCCAGACATGCAAAGCAGCTGGGGTGGAGGGGCAAGTGGTTGAGGAAGGCAATAATGGGGGCAGCATGCAGCCTACCCCTGGCAGTGAACATGTCCAGGTGTCAGCAAGGAAGGAAGATCCAAGGAAGAGCAATAATCAGCCAACAAGGACCAAAACAGTGAGGAAACCAATGACAACCACAGTGGCCACTCCTCTGCCTACAGTAAGGACCACTACCCTCCCTCCCACCACCACAACTACTCGTGCCACCACCCATGCAGTGACAACAGCCAGCCGGTCTACAACAACAACTacacccctccccagcacacagaggaCCTGGACCATGAAGTTGCATCCCACCACAGAGTACCACAGGCTGCCAGTAGCCCCTGATGCCACCACACCACGAGTCACAGCCTCGGAGGACTTCTACTCTCCTGTGTGGAAGACAAACCGCAGGGACCGGCAGCAAAGCCACCAAGAGAAACAAGTGGCAGCCACACGGAAACCAAACAAGGCTGCCCGCTATGACACCTCCACAGAACTCCCaacagctccctcagcacacTATACAAAGGCAAACGTGGGTAGATTTAAAGATAACAGAACTGACAGAAAGGACTTCAACCACAGGGACCTGAATGTCACACCTGGGCAACACAAACCAACAAAGACTAAACTACCAAAAAAGAAGACCCAAGAAAAGATACTCAGTAATGAGTATGAAGATAAATATGACCCGAGCAAGCCTGCTACTTCCCATTTAGAGGAACAGTTTGTAGCAGGAAATATTCCcccaaagaaaggaaaagaatcaaAGAAGCATGACCGAATGGATAAACctgagaagaagaagaagaaggacaGACCTGACAAGCAGCAGAAGAGTGAGAAGCAGTCTAAGAAGgtcaaagctgaaaaaaagagcaagcaGGACAAAGACCGCAGTAAGAAGAAGAAGGGAAGCAGGACTGAGAATGAGGATTTTCCTAAGCCCAACAAGAAGACTTTCCTACAGCCTCCCAGGAAATCAGTAACTAACCTCCTGGAATATTTTGAAGGCAAGAGGAGGCTCATT CTGATCACAACCCCCAAGGCGGACAACACCATGTACGTACAGCAGCGAGATGAGTACCTAGAGAGCTTCTGCAAGATGGCAACGAGGAAGATCTCAGTCATCACCATTTTCGGCACCATGAACAACAGCAGCATGAAAATAGACCACTTCCAGCTAG ATAACGAAAAGCCCATGAAAGTGATAGAAGATGAAGATCTTGTGGACCAACAGCTCATCAGTGAGTTGAGGAAAGAGTATGGGATGACTTACAATGATTTCTTCATGGTGCTGACAGACACTGACATGAAGGTCAAG CAATACTATGAAGTACCCATAGCAATGAAGTCTGTGTTTGATTTGATTGACACCTTCCAATCACGAATTAAAGAcatggaaagacagaaaaaagaaggCATTGTCTGCAAAGAAGATAAGAAGCAATCCCTTGAGAGCTTCTTATCCAG GTTCCGATGGAGAAGGCGGCTGGTGGtgatctctgctcccagtgATGAAGATTGGGCTTATTCCCAGCAGCTTGCTGCTCTCAGTGGACAAGCCTGCAATTTTG GTCTACGCCACATAACTATCCTCAAATTGCTGGGAGTTGGAGAAGATATTGGAGGTGTCTTAGAGTTGTATCCAATTAATG GAAGCTCAACCGTAGACCGAGAAGACATCCCAGCTAATTTGGTGAAAGACATTCGGAATTATTTCCAAATTAGCCCAGAATATTTCTCCATGCTTCTAGTGGGGAAAGACGGCAATGTCAAATCCTGGTATCCTTCTCCAATGTGGTCTATGGCGATTGTGTACGACCTGATTGATTCCATGCAGCTCCGGCGCCAGGAAATGACAATTCAGCAGTCGCTGGGCATGCAGTGCCCCGATGATGAGTATGGTGGGTATGGCTACCACAGCTACCACCAGGGCTACCAGGAGGGTTACCAAGATGACTACCGTCACCACGGGAGTTACCACCATGGATATCCATACTGA